The Vibrio tarriae genome includes the window CAGTAGCGGTGACGCGAATTTATAAGCCCGTGCACGTGCCCACTGGCGGTTACCTTCAATGGTGTTGATTTCGCCATTGTGCGCCAGATAGCGAAACGGCTGAGCCAGCGGCCAGCGTGGCTGAGTATTGGTGGAGAAACGTTGGTGGAACAAGCAAATCGCCGATTCCATACGCAGGTCGGCTAAGTCGAGATAAAAGCGTGGTAGGTCTGCTGGCATGCACAGGCCTTTGTAAACCAACACTTGAGTCGAGAGCGAACAGATGTAGAAATCGCGATCATCCGTAATCTGTTTTTCAATGCGACGACGCGCAATATACAGACGGCGCTCGACATCGCGCTCACGCCAACCGGCCGGGGCAGAGATAAAGACTTGTTGAATATCGGGTAAAGAGTCGAGGGCTATCGGGCCAAGCACTTTCGGGTTGGTGGGCACTTTGCGCCAACCTGCCACGCTTAAGGTTTCTTTAGCGAGTTCTTGGTTAACAATTTGCTGTGCCAGCTGCGCTTTGTGTGGATCTCGGCTGAGAAACAGCATGCCAATCGCGTACTGTTTGCTGAGTTTCCAATGTTGCTCTTCTGCGATCAGGCGCAAATAAGAGTCAGGTTTTTGCAGCAACAGACCACAGCCATCACCGGTTTTACCATCGGCGGCGATACCGCCACGGTGAGTCATGCGATCAAGTGCTGAAATTGCGGTACGAACGAGTTTGTGGCTGGCTTGCCCTTCCATGTGCGCGATCAAGCCGAATCCACAGTTGTCTTTTTCAAGACTTGGATCGTATAGAGCCATTGCAATTCTCCCTTTGCTTCTCTGTCACCCAGACAGTAAATGACTAACTATTCATTTGAATTTTTATATTTTGAATATTTAACTAACATTTTAGGTTAATTAATTAACATTTTTGCGGGGTTTTATTTTCACCGAATTCACAACCTATAGCTTATTGTGCAAAAGGTCAAGTTATTGGTTAAAAATAGGGTTTGATGGAGATTTGCCGAGGAATACTTCAGATAACTTCTTTTTATTCAATAAGATAGTTTTTTGCCAGTTGCAGATAACTTGAGTTTTTATCCCGTGCAATGAGAATAGACGTAAAAAAGGCCAGCAGGGAATGCTGGCCGAAGTAAAACAATATGGAAGGAAACGTTCACGTTAAGGCGTGGGTCAGGATGTATGACTCACGCCTTGGTACTCACTTACGCTGAAAGCATTAATGAGTCAGCTTTAGCTTCAAGGTGGGTATTGCCCATCAAGAAGGTGTCAACGGCTCGCGCACATTCACGTCCTTCGTTGATGCAACGTACCACCAGTGATTGGCCTGTGCGCATATCGCCTGCGGCGAATACGCCTTTTTGGTTGGTCGCAAAATCTTGCGTCGCCACATTGCCGCGCTCATCGAGCTTAATTCCCAACTGAGCAAGCACGCCGTGTGGCTCTGGATGCAAGAAGCCCATCGCCAGAAATGCCATATCACAAGGAATGACGCGTTCACTGCCTGCCACTTCGTCAAAGCTTGGTCGCTCACCAGGGGCTGCATCTTTCCAAACGATGTCAGCGATGCGTAGACCGGTCACTTCACCTTGTTCATTACCAATGAACTCTTTGGTGAGGATATTCCAATGACGCTCACAGCCTTCTTCATGAGAGGTGGAGGTGCGCAGAATCATCGGATATTGCGGCCAAGGCATATTCACTGGGCGCTTTTGCGGTGGGATCGGCATGATCTCCACTTGAGTGATACTCGCAGCGCCGTGGCGGTTAGAGGTGCCGACACAGTCGGAGCCTGTATCGCCGCCTCCGATCACTACCACATGTTTGCCTTTAGCGTGGATCTCTTCACCTTTCAGATCCATGCCATTGGCTCGGCGGTTATTTTGCGCGAGGAACTGCATCGCGAAGTAAACGCCTTTCAGATCACGTCCGGGAATGCTCAGATCGCGTGGTACGGTTGAGCCGCCAGTCAGCAATACTGCATCAAACTCCTGACGCAACTGTTGAGCGTTGATGTCTACACCGATATGCGCATTGACCACGAACTTAACGCCCGCTTGCTCCATCAGATTGATTTTGCGATCAATCACATCCATACCGAGTTTGAAATCCGGAATCCCAAAGCGCAGCAAGCCGCCGACTTTTTCATCCCGCTCAAACACGGTGACGCTATGACCCGCGGCATTCAACTGCTCCGCCGCGGCCAGCCCCGCAGGGCCTGAGCCAATGATGGCGACCGTTTTACCGGTGCGTGAACGTGGCGTTTTCGGCTTGGCATAGCCTTCTTGGTAAGCACGTTCCACAATGGTTTTTTCAATGTTACAGATGGTGATCGGATCTTGGTTAATGCCAAGCACACAAGCGGTTTCACAAGGTGCAGGGCAGACACGACCGGTAAACTCTGGGAAGTTGTTGGTCGAGCTCAGAATATTCCAAGCCTCTTCCCAACTGTCGCGATACACCGCATCGTTAAACTCGGGAATGATGTTGCCAATCGGGCAGCCGTTATGACAAAACGGCACACCACAATCCATACAACGTGAAGCTTGCTGATTGATCTTCTTACCAAACTCTTGGTTAAGAACAAACTCTTTGTTGTTTTTGATGCGCTCTGCCGGGTCGATTTTTTTCGGCAGTTCACGACCAAATTCTAAAAATCCGGTTGCTTTACCCATTTATACCGCCTCCGCTGCTAATGTGGCTTGTTGCTCCTGTGCTTTACGCTTTTGCAGTACCGCTTTGTAATCACGCGGCATGACCTTGACCATAGTGGCTAGGCTTGCGTCAAAGCTGGCAAGGAATGCTTTGGCCACTTCACTTCCTGTGAATTGAACATGCTTGGTTAACATTTCTTTGAGTAGGGCTCTGTCTTCCGCTTCGATAGGGTCCAGATCAACCAATTCAGCATTGAGCTTAGATTGGAAATCGCCAGATTTATCCCACACGTAAGCCACGCCGCCACTCATACCTGCGGCGAAGTTACGGCCGGTTGAACCGAGGATCACTGCGACACCGCCGGTCATGTATTCACAGCCGTGATCGCCGATCCCTTCTACCACCACTTTGGCACCTGAGTTACGCACGCAGAAACGCTCGCCCGCTAGGCCGCGAATGTAAGATTCGCCAGAGGTTGCGCCGTAGAAACAGACGTTACCGACGACAATGTTCTCTTCCGGAACTATGGTGGCGTTACGGTTCGGGTAGAGCACCAGCGTGCCACCAGAGAGACCTTTACCCCAGTAGTCGTTAGCATCGCCTTCCACTTCGAAGTAAACGCCTTTGGTCAGGAAGGCTCCAAAAGATTGTCCCGCACTGCCGTTGAATTTCACCTGCATTGGCTGTGGTAAGCCTTGGTCTTTGTAAACCTTACAGATTTCGTTCGACAGCATAGTACCGGTACTGCGATCGGTGTTGATGATCGGCAGTTCGGCTTTGACGGCTTCACCACGCTCAAGGGCGGGTGTCGCTAATTGGATCAAGGTGCGATCCAGTACGCTTTCAAGCTGATGGTTTTGCTGAGTCTGACAGTAAATACCATCGACACTGCGCGGCTGCTCAATAAAGAGGATTGGCGACAGATCGAGATTCTTATATTTCCAGTGACCCACATCATCACGCACTTTGAGTTTGTGCGCTTGGCCAACCATGTCATTGATGGTGCGGAAACCCAGTTCTGCCATGATTTCACGCAGACCTTGTGCCATGTATTGGAAGAAGGTCACAACGTCATCCACACGGCCAGCAAAACGCTCACGTAGCGTTTTGTTTTGTGTGGCGATACCGACAGGGCAAGTGTTTTTGTGACACTTACGCATCATGATACAGCCTTCAACCACCAGCGCTGCGGTTGCGACGCCCCATTCTTCTGCACCCAACAGTACCGCAATCGCGATATCGCGTGGGGTTTTCATCTGTCCATCAGCTTGCACCACGATGCGGTTACGCAGACCGTTTTTGAGCAGAGTCTGGTGGGTTTCAGCCAGACCCAGTTCCCAAGGCAAA containing:
- a CDS encoding glutamate synthase subunit beta gives rise to the protein MGKATGFLEFGRELPKKIDPAERIKNNKEFVLNQEFGKKINQQASRCMDCGVPFCHNGCPIGNIIPEFNDAVYRDSWEEAWNILSSTNNFPEFTGRVCPAPCETACVLGINQDPITICNIEKTIVERAYQEGYAKPKTPRSRTGKTVAIIGSGPAGLAAAEQLNAAGHSVTVFERDEKVGGLLRFGIPDFKLGMDVIDRKINLMEQAGVKFVVNAHIGVDINAQQLRQEFDAVLLTGGSTVPRDLSIPGRDLKGVYFAMQFLAQNNRRANGMDLKGEEIHAKGKHVVVIGGGDTGSDCVGTSNRHGAASITQVEIMPIPPQKRPVNMPWPQYPMILRTSTSHEEGCERHWNILTKEFIGNEQGEVTGLRIADIVWKDAAPGERPSFDEVAGSERVIPCDMAFLAMGFLHPEPHGVLAQLGIKLDERGNVATQDFATNQKGVFAAGDMRTGQSLVVRCINEGRECARAVDTFLMGNTHLEAKADSLMLSA